The Nitrospirales bacterium genome includes a window with the following:
- a CDS encoding peptidylprolyl isomerase, with protein sequence MERVKRVSLVAWLLVTMLSTVTWAGSQHTVLIDESMSHDAKAPHAILKTKFGEMEIVFFPELAPKHVESFVKLAKSGFYDGTIFHRVIPGFMIQGGDPNTKDPSKVRMYGTGGPGYTLPAEFSKVAHEKGILSAARTADPNSAGSQFFIMADKAPHLDGQYTVFGEVIKGLDIIDKIVSQPRDPRDNPLERIEMTVTIVE encoded by the coding sequence ATGGAGAGGGTAAAGAGGGTAAGTCTGGTTGCATGGTTGCTGGTGACGATGCTGAGTACAGTTACGTGGGCCGGTTCTCAACATACTGTATTAATCGATGAAAGCATGTCTCACGATGCCAAGGCGCCTCATGCGATTTTGAAAACGAAGTTTGGTGAGATGGAAATCGTGTTTTTTCCTGAACTGGCTCCCAAGCATGTCGAAAGTTTTGTGAAGCTCGCCAAATCAGGATTTTATGATGGGACGATTTTCCATCGTGTGATCCCAGGATTCATGATCCAGGGTGGAGATCCCAATACGAAAGACCCCAGTAAAGTTCGGATGTACGGAACAGGAGGACCAGGGTATACCTTGCCAGCGGAGTTCAGTAAGGTGGCTCATGAAAAAGGCATCTTATCGGCAGCCAGAACGGCAGACCCGAATAGCGCCGGCTCTCAGTTTTTTATCATGGCTGATAAGGCTCCACATCTCGATGGGCAATATACCGTGTTCGGGGAAGTCATCAAGGGGCTTGACATCATCGATAAAATCGTCAGTCAGCCGCGAGACCCAAGAGATAATCCTCTCGAGCGAATAGAAATGACCGTTACCATCGTAGAATAA
- the pheA gene encoding prephenate dehydratase: MELPNDIPSCRDAIDRLDDDILRILNERSQYVIQVGHLKKQKDASAHLHTQGRENAIVERLAAKNPGPFPSSAIRPVYREIMSASLSLEGTQTVAYLGPPATFTHLAAVNKFGSSAEYLPMGSIKEVFDEVERGRIRFGIVPVENSTEGVVNHTLDLLVDSPLLIYGEIMFEIAHHFLSKADSLDQIKTVYSHPQAIAQCREWLEANLPHAKISEEPSTARAAERCVEAPTAGAIAAELAAELYGLKILRSRIEDNIHNSTRFLILSQRGSERTGKDKTSIIVSAKDRVGALYDMIRPFSSYGINMTKIESRPTRRKVWEYLFFMDLEGHQDDDRVKKALEEVKGRCLFLKVLGSYPSAN, from the coding sequence GTGGAACTGCCTAACGACATTCCTTCCTGTCGAGATGCCATAGATCGTTTAGATGACGACATTCTCCGTATTCTGAATGAACGGTCTCAGTACGTTATCCAAGTGGGACATTTGAAAAAGCAAAAAGACGCCTCGGCTCACCTGCATACCCAAGGGCGTGAGAACGCGATTGTCGAGCGTTTGGCCGCCAAGAATCCCGGCCCGTTTCCTAGTTCTGCCATTCGGCCGGTCTATCGTGAAATTATGTCCGCTTCGCTTTCCCTGGAAGGTACGCAAACGGTTGCGTATCTTGGACCGCCAGCCACCTTTACGCATTTGGCAGCCGTCAATAAATTTGGGAGTTCAGCGGAATACCTGCCCATGGGCAGTATCAAGGAAGTGTTTGATGAAGTGGAGCGCGGACGCATTCGGTTTGGCATCGTTCCAGTCGAAAACTCGACCGAAGGGGTGGTGAATCATACGCTGGATCTCTTGGTGGATTCGCCGTTACTGATTTATGGCGAAATCATGTTCGAGATCGCCCATCACTTCCTCTCCAAAGCTGATTCGCTCGATCAGATCAAAACGGTGTATTCACATCCTCAAGCGATAGCCCAATGCCGAGAATGGCTGGAGGCCAATCTCCCGCATGCAAAGATTTCTGAAGAGCCTAGCACGGCTCGGGCCGCAGAACGATGCGTCGAGGCTCCAACGGCCGGAGCCATCGCGGCGGAATTGGCGGCTGAGCTGTATGGGTTGAAGATCCTCCGGTCACGAATTGAAGATAATATCCACAATTCCACGAGGTTTTTGATTTTATCGCAACGTGGGTCAGAACGAACGGGAAAAGATAAGACCTCGATCATCGTATCTGCCAAAGACCGGGTGGGTGCGCTGTACGATATGATCCGGCCGTTTTCTTCGTATGGCATCAACATGACGAAAATTGAATCCAGACCCACACGCCGAAAAGTTTGGGAGTACCTCTTCTTTATGGACCTGGAGGGCCATCAAGATGACGATCGGGTCAAGAAAGCTCTCGAAGAAGTCAAAGGCCGCTGTTTGTTCCTGAAAGTTCTTGGCTCCTATCCGTCGGCGAATTAA
- the aroF gene encoding 3-deoxy-7-phosphoheptulonate synthase yields the protein MKPDATEHDVDHLVERLRELGLKAQVSTGEERTVVGVIGDDRILENQPLTVFPGVESVTPVLAPWKLVSREFQKHNSVIDVHGVKIGGKKIAIMAGPCAVEKRELTVGIAKEVASAGASILRGGAYKPRTSPYSFQGLGQEGLDYLVEARKHTGLPVVSEILDARDLGHFLEKADIIQIGARNMQNFELLKEVGDYDKPVLLKRGLSATIKEFLLSAEYLMSRGNRNVMLCERGIRTFETQYRNTLDLTAVPTLKEMSHLPVIVDPSHATGKWNLVAPMAKAAIACGADGLLLEVHSNPECALCDGEESLKPTRFKDLMSDLKAIAEAVGREL from the coding sequence ATGAAACCAGATGCGACGGAGCATGATGTTGATCATCTTGTTGAACGGCTTCGTGAGTTGGGACTGAAAGCTCAGGTTTCGACAGGAGAAGAGCGTACGGTCGTTGGCGTGATTGGCGATGATCGAATCCTGGAAAACCAGCCGTTGACCGTGTTCCCGGGCGTCGAAAGTGTGACTCCGGTGTTGGCGCCATGGAAACTTGTGAGCCGTGAATTTCAGAAACACAACAGTGTGATCGATGTCCACGGGGTTAAAATCGGCGGCAAGAAAATTGCCATTATGGCCGGTCCATGCGCGGTCGAAAAACGTGAATTGACCGTTGGCATTGCCAAGGAAGTAGCATCGGCTGGAGCGTCGATTCTTCGAGGCGGCGCTTATAAACCTCGAACCTCGCCCTACTCATTTCAGGGGCTGGGGCAGGAGGGCCTGGATTATCTGGTCGAAGCACGCAAGCACACGGGGCTTCCCGTGGTGAGTGAAATCTTGGATGCCCGAGATCTTGGACATTTTCTGGAAAAAGCCGACATTATTCAGATTGGTGCCAGAAACATGCAAAACTTCGAATTGCTAAAGGAAGTCGGTGACTATGATAAACCTGTGCTACTGAAACGTGGACTATCAGCTACGATCAAAGAATTTTTACTCTCGGCCGAATATCTGATGTCTCGTGGAAATCGAAATGTGATGTTGTGCGAACGAGGCATTCGGACCTTTGAAACGCAATACCGCAATACCCTCGATCTCACCGCGGTTCCCACCCTCAAAGAAATGTCACATCTTCCGGTCATTGTCGACCCAAGTCATGCGACCGGGAAGTGGAATCTGGTCGCGCCAATGGCCAAAGCCGCCATTGCCTGTGGAGCGGATGGACTGCTCTTAGAGGTTCATTCAAACCCGGAATGTGCGCTCTGTGATGGTGAGGAATCTCTGAAGCCTACCCGCTTTAAAGATCTGATGTCAGACTTGAAGGCCATAGCCGAAGCTGTCGGTCGGGAATTGTAG
- a CDS encoding 30S ribosomal protein S1 gives MNTVSEEPEQLDREALAALYEETFRNIEEGTITEGRVVNIQRERVVVDIGYKSEGMIPADQFSSEELRSLAVNDPVQVYIEQCEDAEGNLLLSKEKADKMKVWEDLEVAHRDDREVEGKVLSRIKGGMMVDIGVKAFLPGSQIDLTPVRDLDGLVGKTFNFKIIKVNHRRGNVVVSRRALLEETRDKKRQTTLSTLTEGQLITGTVKNITDYGAFLDLGGIDGLLHITDISWGRVGHPSDMFSIGDRIEVLVLKYDRETGRISLGLKQKTADPWSKVEEKYPEGSRVPGKVVSLTDYGAFVELEPGVEGLVHVSEMSWTHEVRHPSRVVSIGDQIESQVLHVDQQSRKISLGMKQTAPNPWDVIEAKYPEGTHIEGKVKSVTDFGAFIGLDEGIDGLIHISDMSWTKHIKHPSELFKKGQSVQAVILRIDKDKERLSLGYKQLVADPWESEIPSRFQIGSNATGKVSKIADFGVFIELDGGVEGLIHVSEINLDPQERVEGKFEIGQEVTAKIVKVDCDERKIALSLSEHLRESDQDQLDAFHSSQGEIDQSVGRMTQDKE, from the coding sequence ATGAATACCGTTTCAGAAGAACCCGAACAACTGGACCGAGAGGCCCTTGCCGCGCTGTACGAAGAGACCTTTCGCAATATTGAAGAAGGAACCATCACCGAAGGTCGAGTGGTGAACATCCAGCGTGAGCGCGTGGTCGTGGATATCGGGTACAAGTCTGAAGGCATGATTCCGGCTGATCAATTTTCCAGTGAGGAATTACGATCCCTTGCCGTGAACGACCCTGTGCAGGTGTATATTGAACAGTGTGAAGATGCCGAAGGCAATTTGCTGTTGTCGAAGGAAAAAGCCGATAAGATGAAAGTGTGGGAAGACCTTGAGGTGGCTCATCGCGATGATAGAGAGGTCGAAGGCAAAGTCCTCTCCCGCATCAAGGGTGGAATGATGGTGGATATTGGAGTCAAAGCTTTTCTCCCGGGCTCACAGATTGATCTAACCCCGGTTCGTGACCTCGATGGATTGGTGGGTAAGACGTTTAACTTTAAAATCATCAAGGTGAACCATCGTCGAGGCAATGTCGTGGTTTCCCGCCGCGCACTTCTTGAAGAAACCCGTGATAAAAAACGTCAAACGACACTGTCAACATTGACGGAAGGTCAACTCATTACGGGGACAGTGAAAAACATTACTGACTATGGCGCGTTTCTGGATCTTGGCGGGATTGACGGATTGCTCCACATTACGGACATCTCGTGGGGCCGAGTTGGTCATCCCTCGGATATGTTTTCGATCGGCGATCGAATTGAAGTGTTGGTCTTAAAGTATGATCGAGAGACGGGACGCATTTCCCTGGGGCTCAAGCAAAAAACCGCTGACCCCTGGAGCAAGGTCGAAGAGAAATATCCCGAAGGAAGTCGTGTGCCAGGCAAAGTCGTGAGCCTGACGGATTATGGCGCATTCGTGGAACTCGAACCCGGGGTCGAAGGGTTGGTGCATGTATCGGAAATGTCATGGACGCATGAAGTGCGGCATCCCTCGCGAGTGGTCTCTATCGGGGATCAGATTGAGTCACAAGTTCTCCATGTCGATCAGCAAAGCCGGAAGATCTCGCTAGGTATGAAACAGACCGCTCCCAATCCTTGGGATGTGATCGAAGCGAAGTATCCCGAAGGGACGCATATTGAAGGAAAAGTGAAAAGCGTCACGGACTTCGGAGCTTTTATCGGTCTGGACGAAGGCATTGACGGGTTGATCCACATTTCGGATATGTCCTGGACTAAACATATTAAACATCCGTCGGAATTATTTAAAAAAGGTCAATCCGTCCAAGCGGTGATCCTTCGGATCGATAAAGACAAGGAACGCTTATCGTTGGGCTATAAGCAGCTCGTCGCTGATCCGTGGGAATCTGAGATTCCCTCTCGCTTCCAAATAGGGAGCAATGCAACGGGCAAAGTCTCCAAGATTGCTGATTTTGGTGTGTTCATTGAGTTGGATGGCGGTGTTGAGGGGTTGATTCATGTCAGTGAGATTAACCTTGACCCACAAGAACGTGTTGAGGGCAAGTTTGAAATAGGGCAAGAAGTCACGGCCAAAATCGTCAAAGTTGACTGTGATGAAAGAAAAATCGCCTTGAGTTTGTCGGAGCATCTTCGAGAGTCTGATCAAGATCAGCTGGATGCGTTTCATTCTTCTCAGGGAGAAATAGACCAAAGTGTTGGTCGGATGACGCAGGATAAAGAGTAG
- a CDS encoding 1-acyl-sn-glycerol-3-phosphate acyltransferase: MYACIWAVFNILGRLFFRYRAHGVRHIPKTGGVLFAANHASYVDIPFLGCGIPRRVSFLGRANLFANPVINWMFKKIAWIPLKTNRIDRVALDEAVTRLKAGKCVVIFPEGTRTPDGRLQEGRPGIGLILAQAQCPVVPAYINGTYQVLPMGSFWLRLNPIQVFFGEPMMFPYSKEQEAKEYYHTVSSTVMTHIARLENGHQSKESHS, encoded by the coding sequence GTGTACGCCTGTATTTGGGCGGTTTTCAACATTCTTGGTCGATTGTTTTTTCGATATCGTGCCCATGGAGTCAGGCACATTCCGAAAACTGGAGGGGTTCTATTCGCAGCCAATCACGCCAGCTATGTCGATATTCCATTCTTGGGATGCGGTATCCCCAGACGCGTGTCGTTTTTAGGGCGGGCGAACCTGTTTGCGAATCCAGTGATTAACTGGATGTTCAAAAAAATAGCGTGGATTCCACTCAAAACCAATCGTATTGATCGGGTGGCATTGGATGAAGCGGTGACTCGGTTAAAGGCGGGTAAATGTGTCGTGATATTTCCTGAAGGGACTCGGACTCCGGATGGACGGCTGCAAGAGGGCAGGCCTGGAATTGGATTGATCCTGGCCCAGGCGCAATGTCCGGTAGTACCGGCGTACATCAATGGAACGTATCAGGTGTTGCCCATGGGTTCGTTTTGGCTTCGGTTGAACCCCATTCAAGTGTTTTTCGGGGAACCGATGATGTTTCCGTATTCAAAGGAGCAAGAGGCCAAAGAGTATTATCATACGGTGAGTTCAACCGTGATGACTCACATTGCTCGATTGGAAAATGGACATCAGTCGAAAGAAAGTCATTCATAA
- the cmk gene encoding (d)CMP kinase, whose translation MSTIIRKCQEHGESLKGDVRQLVVTIDGPAGVGKSTLAKKLATQLGYTYLDTGALYRAVAWKAQSQAVDLKDHEQVGELLAATSLKLSTCEGSLSVLVDGEIVTNEIRSLAVGQLASKVAALPEVRAWLLPIQREFAHARGIVVEGRDMGTTVFPDAEVKFFLDADLDVRISRRYRELQDQDRNKNWADVQEEIASRDRRDRSRSVAPLFPATDAMMIDTSNLSIDQVLDRMTAVVATRL comes from the coding sequence TTGAGCACTATAATACGCAAATGTCAGGAACATGGTGAGAGCCTGAAAGGCGATGTACGCCAATTAGTCGTCACCATTGATGGTCCTGCTGGGGTTGGCAAGAGTACCTTGGCCAAAAAGCTTGCCACTCAGTTGGGATATACCTACCTCGACACGGGCGCGCTTTATCGGGCGGTCGCATGGAAAGCTCAAAGTCAAGCCGTTGATCTTAAGGATCACGAACAGGTTGGCGAGTTATTGGCGGCGACCTCACTTAAGCTTTCAACCTGTGAGGGCAGTCTATCCGTCCTGGTGGACGGGGAAATCGTGACTAATGAAATACGAAGCTTGGCAGTTGGACAATTAGCCTCAAAAGTTGCTGCACTCCCCGAAGTGCGTGCTTGGTTGTTGCCCATACAGCGTGAATTTGCCCACGCCAGGGGAATTGTTGTCGAGGGGCGGGATATGGGTACGACTGTCTTTCCTGATGCTGAGGTGAAATTTTTTCTTGATGCCGACCTCGATGTCCGAATTAGCCGTCGGTATCGAGAATTGCAGGACCAGGATCGCAATAAGAATTGGGCCGATGTTCAAGAGGAGATAGCTAGTCGAGATAGACGCGACCGTTCTCGTTCCGTTGCTCCACTGTTTCCAGCTACTGATGCGATGATGATTGATACCTCCAATTTGTCGATTGATCAGGTGTTGGACCGAATGACAGCCGTTGTCGCCACACGCCTGTGA
- the panB gene encoding 3-methyl-2-oxobutanoate hydroxymethyltransferase: MNVPEFKRRKASGEKLVVVTAYDALFTKIVEQAGIEVILVGDSLGMVVQGKPNTLSVTMDDMLYHTKLVAHMAEKALVIGDMPFMSYQASIEDAIRNAGLLLQAGASAVKMEGGSPVIDRIEALSRFGIPVMGHIGMTPQSVNQYGGYRVQGKEKEQADAMLADARAIEKAGAFSLVLEAVPVSLAKTITECLSIPTIGIGAGPHCDGQVLVLHDLLGLFDDFVPKFVKPYAHLKADALQALKRFKEEVECAKFPSDSESYH, translated from the coding sequence ATGAATGTTCCGGAGTTTAAACGACGAAAGGCCAGTGGAGAAAAGCTTGTCGTCGTCACGGCCTATGATGCGCTGTTTACGAAAATCGTGGAGCAGGCCGGGATTGAAGTCATTCTGGTCGGCGATTCACTCGGGATGGTAGTTCAAGGGAAACCCAATACGCTTTCGGTGACGATGGACGATATGCTCTATCACACAAAGTTAGTAGCACACATGGCTGAAAAAGCCTTGGTGATAGGCGATATGCCGTTTATGTCCTACCAGGCCAGCATCGAAGATGCGATCCGGAACGCCGGTCTACTACTGCAGGCTGGAGCCTCCGCCGTCAAGATGGAAGGAGGAAGTCCGGTGATTGATCGCATCGAAGCGTTGTCACGATTCGGGATTCCTGTCATGGGACATATAGGAATGACCCCTCAATCCGTCAACCAATATGGCGGGTACAGGGTGCAGGGGAAGGAGAAGGAGCAGGCTGACGCGATGCTGGCCGATGCCAGGGCAATCGAAAAAGCGGGCGCGTTTTCGTTGGTTCTCGAAGCCGTGCCCGTATCCTTAGCCAAAACCATCACCGAATGTCTGTCGATCCCGACGATTGGGATAGGGGCAGGTCCACATTGCGATGGACAGGTGCTCGTGCTTCATGATCTTCTCGGGTTGTTCGACGACTTTGTTCCCAAGTTCGTTAAGCCCTACGCGCACCTTAAAGCCGATGCTCTTCAAGCGCTCAAACGATTTAAAGAAGAAGTCGAATGCGCTAAGTTTCCCTCCGATTCTGAAAGTTACCACTAA
- the aroA gene encoding 3-phosphoshikimate 1-carboxyvinyltransferase, whose translation MNSSSWATIPASKPLRGTVYVAGDKSITHRALILGALAEGETKVSGYCRGEDCLNTLGVVRALGISVQEVDDENLRILGKGLRGLTEPTDVLDCGNSGTGLRLLAGVLAGQDFFSVLTGDASLRNRPMGRVANPLRLMGASITGRKAGECAPLAITGQRLKGCAYTSPVASAQVKSSVLLAGLLAEGITSVTEPMLSRDHTERMFRYLGLGIEVRDCTVSITGQQTFQGKPLFVPGDMSAAAFFLVAGSIVPGSELCLPGIGMNPARTGILEVLKNMGADIQIQDPREISGEPVADLVVKSAKLKGVSIGPDLVPKTIDEFPILCVAAAVAEGETSIAGAQELRVKETDRIRAMTVELSKLGVFVEERPDGLCIKGTNILSGAQCQSYGDHRVAMSLAIAGLLAESPIVIDETDCIETSFPGFQGKLLDLLTNSH comes from the coding sequence GTGAATTCTTCCTCTTGGGCCACGATTCCTGCCAGTAAGCCGCTTCGCGGAACGGTGTATGTCGCTGGTGATAAATCCATCACGCATCGGGCCCTCATACTGGGTGCCTTGGCTGAAGGAGAAACGAAGGTTTCAGGATACTGTCGTGGTGAAGATTGTTTGAATACACTCGGCGTTGTCCGTGCCTTAGGCATTTCCGTCCAAGAAGTTGATGATGAGAATCTCCGCATCTTGGGAAAGGGGCTTAGGGGACTTACAGAGCCAACAGATGTCCTTGATTGCGGAAACTCAGGAACGGGGTTGCGGCTGCTCGCCGGTGTGTTAGCCGGTCAAGACTTTTTTTCCGTGTTGACGGGAGATGCCTCGCTTCGCAATCGACCGATGGGCCGGGTGGCCAATCCCCTTCGATTGATGGGAGCTTCGATCACAGGCCGTAAGGCGGGAGAATGCGCGCCTTTGGCGATTACGGGCCAACGCTTGAAAGGCTGCGCTTACACCTCACCTGTGGCGAGTGCTCAGGTTAAATCCTCCGTGTTGTTGGCGGGATTGCTTGCTGAAGGGATAACCAGTGTTACCGAGCCCATGTTATCTAGGGATCATACTGAACGTATGTTTCGGTATTTGGGCCTAGGAATAGAGGTCCGTGACTGTACGGTTTCCATCACGGGGCAGCAAACTTTTCAAGGAAAACCGCTTTTTGTCCCGGGGGACATGTCTGCGGCGGCATTTTTTCTGGTCGCGGGTTCCATTGTCCCCGGGTCAGAACTGTGTTTGCCAGGTATTGGGATGAATCCCGCACGGACCGGGATTCTCGAAGTGTTAAAGAACATGGGCGCCGATATCCAGATTCAAGACCCAAGAGAAATTTCAGGGGAACCGGTTGCGGACCTTGTTGTCAAGTCTGCTAAGCTGAAGGGAGTGTCGATCGGTCCTGACCTGGTTCCTAAAACAATCGATGAATTCCCGATTTTATGCGTGGCGGCGGCTGTTGCCGAGGGAGAGACATCGATTGCTGGAGCGCAAGAATTACGAGTCAAGGAAACCGACAGGATTCGTGCTATGACCGTTGAGTTATCAAAGCTCGGCGTGTTTGTAGAAGAAAGGCCGGATGGTCTCTGTATAAAAGGGACCAATATTCTTTCGGGCGCCCAATGCCAAAGCTATGGGGACCATCGAGTCGCCATGTCGCTGGCCATAGCCGGGCTGCTCGCTGAATCTCCGATTGTCATCGATGAAACGGACTGTATTGAAACTTCCTTCCCTGGTTTCCAGGGCAAGTTGTTGGATTTATTGACAAACTCCCATTGA
- a CDS encoding prephenate dehydrogenase produces MNRLFQKVVIIGVGLIGGSLGLIIKQQGLAGTVIGIGRRVENLELAVRLGAIDAYESQAVNAVNDADCVILATPVDTYATHIREWGDRLPSGSIVSDVGSVKGALVEEAERLLPEHVRFVGAHPIAGREKSGVAYAALDLFRGARCLVTPTKRTDSEALEAVWKLWESTGSVVSSLDPYVHDFVLGGVSHLPHVAAFALMQALSELQGKLGSTATLLEYSGGGLRDTTRIAASSPEMWRDICLANRDNLLDMISVYIRHLEQFRASVENSDGGGLEKIIEQAKQAREHLQ; encoded by the coding sequence ATGAACCGCCTTTTCCAGAAAGTCGTGATTATTGGAGTTGGGCTCATCGGTGGCTCGCTCGGGTTAATCATCAAGCAGCAGGGTTTGGCCGGAACCGTGATCGGCATCGGTCGCCGTGTTGAAAACCTTGAACTCGCCGTTAGGCTTGGGGCGATCGATGCCTATGAATCGCAGGCAGTTAATGCCGTGAACGATGCAGATTGTGTGATCTTAGCCACGCCGGTTGATACCTATGCGACGCATATACGTGAGTGGGGAGACCGACTTCCGTCTGGTTCCATCGTCAGTGATGTCGGGAGTGTCAAAGGCGCATTAGTGGAAGAGGCGGAAAGACTGTTGCCAGAACATGTTCGTTTCGTCGGAGCGCATCCGATCGCTGGTCGAGAGAAGTCTGGGGTCGCCTACGCCGCATTGGATTTATTTCGTGGCGCGCGGTGTCTTGTCACTCCCACCAAGCGGACCGATTCCGAAGCCTTGGAGGCTGTTTGGAAGCTCTGGGAGTCGACGGGATCTGTCGTCAGTTCACTCGATCCCTATGTCCATGACTTTGTGTTGGGAGGCGTGAGTCACTTACCTCACGTCGCCGCTTTTGCCTTAATGCAGGCACTTTCTGAGCTTCAGGGGAAACTCGGGAGCACGGCGACGCTTCTCGAGTACTCTGGTGGAGGCCTTCGTGATACGACGAGGATTGCTGCCAGTTCGCCTGAAATGTGGAGGGATATTTGTCTTGCTAATCGAGATAATCTTCTCGATATGATTTCCGTCTATATCCGGCATCTCGAACAGTTTAGGGCTTCAGTGGAAAATAGCGATGGTGGAGGACTTGAGAAGATTATTGAACAGGCTAAACAAGCACGAGAGCACTTACAGTGA
- the folD gene encoding bifunctional methylenetetrahydrofolate dehydrogenase/methenyltetrahydrofolate cyclohydrolase FolD, whose translation MSAQIIDGKGLALQIRAQIGNEVTKLYEATGIRPGLAVVLVGDDPASAIYVRNKKIACEKAGLYPEEYILPASTTQEELLAIINKLNNDSNIHGILVQLPLPQQIDSKVILEAVSPDKDADGFHPYNVGRLVEGDPVFTACTPKGVIQMIHSTGQAIAGKRAVVIGRSNIVGKPVALLLMHQHATVTVCHSRTQDLPAVCRDADIVVAAIGRAQYVTSDMIKDGAIVVDVGINRREDGSLVGDVDFEPVKEKAGWITPVPGGVGPMTIAMLLQNTLESAKRFAG comes from the coding sequence GTGTCTGCTCAGATTATTGATGGAAAAGGTCTTGCTTTACAGATTCGTGCTCAGATTGGGAATGAAGTGACGAAGCTGTATGAGGCCACCGGAATAAGGCCCGGGTTGGCAGTGGTGCTTGTGGGCGATGACCCAGCCTCGGCGATCTACGTGCGAAATAAAAAGATTGCCTGTGAAAAAGCGGGACTGTACCCGGAAGAGTACATTTTGCCGGCTTCGACGACACAGGAGGAGTTGTTAGCCATTATCAATAAGCTCAATAACGATTCCAACATTCATGGCATTCTCGTTCAGCTGCCCTTGCCGCAACAGATTGACAGCAAAGTGATTCTAGAGGCCGTGTCTCCCGATAAGGATGCCGATGGGTTCCATCCCTACAATGTCGGCCGGCTGGTCGAAGGAGATCCCGTATTTACGGCCTGTACGCCGAAAGGGGTCATTCAGATGATCCACTCGACCGGCCAGGCTATCGCCGGCAAGCGAGCGGTGGTCATCGGGCGAAGTAATATCGTGGGAAAGCCGGTTGCATTGCTGTTGATGCATCAACATGCCACCGTGACAGTCTGTCATTCCCGAACTCAGGATTTGCCGGCCGTGTGTCGGGACGCGGATATTGTCGTGGCCGCGATCGGCCGGGCACAGTACGTCACCTCTGACATGATCAAAGATGGGGCGATCGTCGTCGATGTCGGGATCAATCGACGAGAAGATGGGAGTTTGGTCGGAGATGTGGATTTTGAGCCAGTAAAGGAAAAAGCCGGATGGATCACTCCTGTGCCGGGAGGCGTAGGGCCCATGACAATCGCCATGCTTCTGCAAAACACGCTGGAGTCTGCGAAACGATTCGCAGGGTGA
- the hisC gene encoding histidinol-phosphate transaminase has translation MALHVHPNIASLVPYSPGKPLDELERELGISNAIKLASNENPLGPSPKAQKILADGVAILNRYPDGGAHYLRRALAERWKVSADQVIVGNGSDEVISLLIKAFLAPGEEAVMADHTFVMYKLSVQGAHGVSVEVPLKDWRHDLASMAEAITDNTRLLFLCNPNNPTGTMVTGTEVEAFLDKVPDHVIVVFDEAYYEYVRSTDYPDSLQYVKEGRPVVVLRTFSKIYGLAGLRVGYGLTTEEIVGYVNRIRPPFNANSLGQLAALGALEDEEHVATSRSVNGSEMAFLEKELAALGMDVIPSQANFLYFDAKRDGRQVFDDLLRQGVIVRHIKGSMIRVTVGRPEENQRFLKALEVVLSRES, from the coding sequence ATGGCACTGCACGTTCACCCAAATATTGCTTCGCTGGTCCCGTACTCTCCCGGTAAACCCCTGGATGAACTGGAACGTGAATTGGGCATTAGCAATGCCATTAAACTTGCCTCAAACGAGAATCCTTTAGGGCCTTCCCCAAAGGCGCAGAAAATTCTGGCCGACGGGGTTGCCATTCTGAACCGCTACCCGGATGGCGGTGCCCATTACCTGAGGCGAGCGCTCGCGGAACGGTGGAAAGTATCGGCAGATCAAGTGATCGTCGGCAATGGTTCCGATGAAGTGATCAGCCTCTTGATTAAAGCCTTTTTGGCCCCAGGCGAAGAAGCGGTGATGGCCGATCACACGTTCGTCATGTACAAACTCTCTGTTCAGGGGGCGCATGGGGTATCGGTGGAGGTGCCGCTGAAGGATTGGCGTCATGATCTTGCTTCGATGGCCGAAGCGATCACCGACAACACGCGTCTCCTCTTCCTTTGTAATCCGAACAACCCAACGGGGACGATGGTGACGGGTACGGAGGTGGAAGCGTTCCTGGACAAAGTTCCGGATCATGTCATCGTGGTCTTTGATGAAGCCTATTATGAGTATGTTCGGTCCACCGATTATCCGGACAGTCTCCAATATGTGAAAGAAGGTCGTCCAGTTGTCGTCTTGCGAACTTTTTCGAAGATTTATGGGCTAGCGGGTCTGCGCGTAGGGTATGGCCTGACCACGGAAGAAATCGTGGGGTATGTTAATCGGATTCGTCCTCCGTTTAACGCGAATAGTCTTGGGCAATTGGCCGCGTTGGGGGCGTTGGAAGACGAGGAGCATGTCGCGACGAGTCGATCCGTGAATGGGTCGGAAATGGCGTTCTTAGAGAAAGAGTTGGCGGCGTTGGGTATGGATGTTATCCCCAGTCAAGCTAATTTTCTCTACTTTGACGCGAAACGAGATGGCCGACAGGTCTTTGACGATCTCCTTCGGCAGGGTGTGATCGTTCGCCATATCAAGGGATCCATGATCCGGGTCACCGTCGGACGACCTGAAGAAAATCAACGTTTTTTGAAGGCGCTGGAAGTCGTCTTGAGTCGTGAATCCTGA